A genomic segment from Bradyrhizobium diazoefficiens USDA 110 encodes:
- the soxX gene encoding sulfur oxidation c-type cytochrome SoxX: MALPTQADELAPCTIVGDGIPASLTATPGDAARGRALVLARTTTCILCHSGPFPETRFQGDLAPDLSGAGNRWSVSQLRLRLVDASRFNAETIMPSYYRNDGLVRVGRNFAGKPILSAAEIEDIVAYLATLRD; this comes from the coding sequence TTGGCCTTGCCCACCCAAGCGGACGAGCTCGCGCCTTGCACAATCGTCGGCGACGGCATTCCGGCTTCGCTCACCGCTACGCCCGGCGATGCCGCGCGCGGACGCGCGCTGGTGCTCGCGCGCACGACGACCTGCATCCTCTGCCATTCCGGCCCGTTTCCGGAAACGCGGTTCCAGGGCGACCTCGCGCCCGATCTCTCCGGCGCCGGGAACCGGTGGTCGGTGAGCCAGTTGCGGCTTCGTCTGGTCGATGCGTCGCGCTTCAACGCGGAGACCATCATGCCGTCCTATTATCGCAATGACGGCCTCGTGCGCGTCGGGCGCAATTTTGCCGGCAAGCCTATATTGTCCGCCGCGGAGATCGAGGACATCGTGGCCTATCTTGCAACGCTTCGGGACTAG
- a CDS encoding NAD(P)/FAD-dependent oxidoreductase: MNAPVTRRNVVLGITAAATSYAVPSILRAQSAGRVVVVGGGFGGAACARALKRANAKLQVTLIEPNKVFISCPFSNEVIAGLREIEAQQFGYDKLVAEGITVVAQAATTVDPERRSVTTTDGATLTYDRLVLSPGIDFHVEALPGYDEAASEKMPHAWKAGAQTLLLRRQLEAMEDGGTVAIAIPANPSRCPPAPYERASLIAHYLKTKKPRAKVLILDAKDSFSQQRLFERAWKELYGNMIERIGLSQGGRVTSVDASTKTIVTEFGNYTPDVANVIPPQRAGHLAQIAGAADATGWCPIDPVTFESKLVPNIHVIGDACLGGGIPKSASAASAQGKACAAAIVNLLAGRAPETPRLTGVCYTTVAPGYGFSLAGNYQPRGDIYAEVEGGATSPVDAPRELRAREADEAARWFQTITADTFG; the protein is encoded by the coding sequence ATGAATGCGCCGGTGACACGGCGGAATGTCGTCCTCGGCATCACCGCCGCGGCCACATCGTACGCAGTACCTTCAATCCTGCGCGCGCAATCGGCGGGCCGCGTCGTCGTGGTCGGCGGCGGCTTTGGCGGCGCGGCCTGTGCCCGCGCGCTCAAACGCGCCAACGCCAAATTGCAGGTGACGCTGATCGAGCCGAACAAGGTCTTCATATCCTGCCCGTTCAGCAACGAGGTGATCGCAGGCCTGCGCGAGATCGAGGCGCAGCAGTTCGGCTATGACAAGCTTGTCGCCGAAGGCATCACCGTCGTTGCCCAGGCGGCAACAACCGTCGATCCCGAAAGGCGCAGCGTCACGACGACCGACGGCGCCACGCTCACTTACGACCGCCTCGTGCTCTCGCCCGGCATCGACTTCCATGTCGAAGCCCTGCCCGGCTACGACGAGGCGGCGTCGGAAAAGATGCCGCACGCCTGGAAGGCCGGCGCGCAGACGCTGCTGCTGCGCCGGCAGTTGGAGGCGATGGAAGACGGTGGCACGGTCGCCATTGCGATCCCCGCCAATCCCTCGCGCTGTCCGCCGGCGCCTTACGAACGCGCGAGCCTGATCGCGCATTACCTGAAGACGAAGAAGCCGCGCGCGAAGGTGCTGATCCTCGATGCCAAGGATAGCTTCTCCCAGCAGCGGCTGTTCGAGCGGGCCTGGAAGGAGCTCTATGGCAACATGATCGAGCGCATCGGGCTGTCGCAAGGCGGCCGCGTGACGTCCGTTGACGCTTCGACGAAGACCATCGTCACCGAGTTCGGCAACTACACCCCTGACGTCGCCAACGTCATCCCGCCGCAACGCGCCGGCCACCTCGCCCAGATTGCGGGCGCAGCGGATGCGACCGGCTGGTGCCCGATCGATCCTGTAACTTTCGAGTCGAAGCTCGTCCCGAACATCCACGTCATCGGCGATGCCTGCCTCGGCGGCGGCATTCCCAAATCGGCGTCGGCCGCAAGCGCGCAAGGCAAGGCCTGCGCCGCCGCGATCGTCAACCTGCTCGCAGGCCGCGCCCCGGAGACGCCGCGGCTCACCGGTGTCTGCTACACCACCGTCGCGCCCGGTTACGGCTTCTCGCTCGCCGGCAACTACCAACCCAGAGGCGATATCTACGCCGAGGTCGAGGGCGGCGCGACCAGCCCGGTCGATGCCCCGCGCGAGCTGCGCGCCCGCGAGGCTGACGAGGCCGCGCGCTGGTTTCAAACCATCACGGCAGACACCTTTGGCTAG